The following proteins come from a genomic window of Amphiura filiformis chromosome 16, Afil_fr2py, whole genome shotgun sequence:
- the LOC140172584 gene encoding lengsin-like has translation MEKQSTVLSEIRNNNIEYIRMELSDQYGIARSKTIPARHFKRKTAIGQNFSQLSYAVFDPHGEIVMGTGYLEEINCRDATCFPDLDTFAILPWVKNTARVILNPTYKGEAVIGSPREVCKRQYARLTDMGYSLMAAHEHEFYLETLDTKKPAFETYHFQSTIRSSFNLPFTQQIERDLFVAGVDIESIEVEYCPGQMEISYSPTFGIRAADNAHTYRTAIKEIARQHNYRATFMTKPDPKALVASGAHLNHSLWDADGKVSLFYDADAQYGLSKVGQHWMAGILEHAPAITLLSAPTINCLSRYQLNSWSPVNNTWGLDNRSCLLRAKVSDQNGTYVENRLPGAGGSPYLSLTGMIIAGMDGIERKLPLPEPVNGSAYDKKNLPSTGVKGIPNTMKGALDEFLKDKVIIEALGSEFIQVFVALKKHEMKCQEDAKAKGDVDWEKNYYSYL, from the coding sequence ATGGAAAAGCAAAGCACAGTTCTTAGTGAAATTCGCAACAATAACATTGAATACATCCGAATGGAGCTATCTGATCAGTATGGTATCGCTCGAAGCAAGACCATCCCGGCACGGCATTTCAAGCGCAAAACAGCCATAGGACAAAATTTCTCGCAGCTGTCATATGCAGTGTTTGATCCGCATGGAGAAATTGTGATGGGAACTGGGTATTTAGAAGAAATCAACTGCCGCGATGCTACGTGCTTTCCCGACCTGGATACATTCGCTATTTTACCATGGGTGAAAAATACAGCGCGTGTCATTTTAAACCCTACGTATAAAGGTGAGGCCGTTATTGGTTCTCCGAGAGAGGTGTGCAAACGCCAGTATGCACGGCTGACAGATATGGGATACTCTTTGATGGCAGCGCATGAACATGAATTTTATCTCGAAACATTGGATACAAAGAAGCCGGCTTTTGAGACCTACCACTTCCAATCAACGATCCGCTCAAGCTTTAATCTGCCTTTCACACAGCAAATAGAGCGTGATCTCTTTGTTGCTGGAGTTGATATAGAGAGTATCGAAGTCGAATACTGCCCGGGCCAAATGGAGATCTCATACTCGCCAACATTTGGTATTCGCGCTGCAGATAACGCGCACACCTACAGAACCGCTATCAAAGAGATTGCTCGACAGCATAACTACAGAGCTACCTTCATGACAAAACCAGACCCCAAGGCACTTGTCGCATCGGGAGCACATTTGAATCATTCCTTGTGGGACGCAGATGGCAAGGTAAGCTTATTCTACGACGCGGATGCCCAATATGGTCTGTCAAAGGTTGGTCAGCATTGGATGGCTGGTATTTTAGAGCATGCCCCGGCTATCACATTGCTGAGTGCTCCGACAATTAACTGCCTCAGCCGTTACCAGCTTAATTCATGGTCACCTGTCAATAACACATGGGGTCTCGATAACCGGAGTTGTCTGCTACGCGCGAAAGTATCAGACCAGAATGGGACCTACGTTGAAAACAGACTTCCTGGTGCTGGTGGTAGTCCTTATCTCAGTCTAACTGGAATGATCATTGCTGGAATGGACGGAATTGAGCGTAAACTTCCATTACCCGAACCCGTCAATGGATCTGCCTACGATAAGAAGAACTTACCATCAACAGGAGTGAAAGGCATTCCTAATACTATGAAGGGGGCATTAGATGAATTCCTCAAAGATAAGGTTATCATTGAAGCACTCGGGAGTGAATTTATACAAGTTTTTGTTGCTCTCAAAAAGCATGAAATGAAATGCCAAGAAGACGCTAAAGCTAAAGGAGATGTTGACTGGGAGAAGAATTATTATTCATACTTGTGA
- the LOC140135905 gene encoding NFX1-type zinc finger-containing protein 1-like — MMSANYQPRGLNRGPRGRGGGAARGGRRRQNQKQSGSGDPADGENGSGDPNRQPRDPHRGAGSGQTGGRGRGLGGRRGRGRTNANQHGSGNPGDGENGSGGPNRQPRDAHRGAGSGQTGGRGRGRGGIRGRGRTNPNQHRSGNPGDGENGSGGPSRQPRDAHRGAGSGQTGGRGRGLDGRRGRGRTNPNQHRSGDTAEGEYGSGGPNRQPRDAHRGAGGGRGRGGIRGRGRTNTNQHRSGDPADGENGSGDPNRQPRDAHRGGGRERGRDDIRGRGRTNPNQHRSGNPGDGENGSGGPNRQPKDDAHRRGGTGQTGGRGRSGTRGRGQTNPNQHGFSGNAADGGDRTVPNQSREACGPPNPRRIRRLGCKGLEALLEEDPSELVFKFLSTQSGFIELLNEMDIQRDLMALIVNLLCRVCESSASSSQSLSTLLCKVYQESQFITRHLTQYITNMMSQTGHSPTVAEQVQNVTTILVAMLQRLPSSVNHVNVVVILLQDAVPALEGRGVLFNLEIKNTLQRLVEYQEELKRETVEQKSKPQRRKHQVGSTGPPPDDFRQIPIFPTIGDLNIDVKPYLRKNIVDGGYTDVNHYLDVQFRLLREDFVAPLRSGIKEYQDMKRAPQGKRNQCPKDIRIYDGVQIEYPMCSWNGIMYRVHFDHTKFQRRQWQSSKRLIFGSLVCLSSDDFQTMLFATVADSKPADLEQGFVDLRFENRDILKEIKDEVFVMAETSAYFEAYRHVLEGLQQIKRHTLPLQRYIIDVAIRIDAPEYLRQNPAVRYDLSPLVAESTLSDNIKEDDEQDDEGGLVRRMKGLGVTSRNRHSATQASSVRVMGSHWPSETKLKLNSCQMGALKMALTKELAVIQGPPGTGKTYISLKIVQALLHNSRVWSNENYNVDEEKGKTRPLLVVCFTNHALDQFLEGILKFQNRGIVRIGGRSASEALKSYNLNVLKREVRKRRQVPRHIREEIRNILRSMAKYRQPMEVAQKRIAMATHAVLNEDNLRPYMIKSQYDSLVDFCPPPQNLREVSAPKMLTWLGLTGNFHVAIDESDQFDTEEGNSLESSEEMEIDEEADVFEEQRMLDDQDLADRDIHIKGYDVRQEFALDADAMETGEKEALGNKYEWQQATKRKSRIKQIIKRKLQSKERLTEFQARRITNVWTVPAMTRWQLYRYWMSKYRKRQAEILFEKQETGQETYERLVGQLKEIRTEEDLAILNGSKVIGMTTTGAAKYRSLLQRIKPRIIVVEEAAEVLESHIITTLSRDCQQLILIGDHQQLRPNPTVYELAKDFKLDISLFERMVDNGLPCQKLIQQHRMRPEISGIMKLKHFYPNLLDHSKVKLFENIKGVGTNVFFLDHDKLEARADDTKSHSNKHEAEFLVSLCRYFMQQGYEPGQITILTTYSAQLLNFKHLMQKDLFKGVRVSAVDGYQGEENDIILLSLVRSNREGSIGFLKVANRVCVALSRAKKGLFCIGNFGLLASKGDLWKDIVALMKNNGNFGTRLKLVCHNHPDTATEVSLPNDFTKVPEGGCDKPCEARLQCGHACSMTCHPRDPQHLEYRCLKPCTKVVSGCPSKHPCTKSCYQDCVEKCTKPMDKQLPCGHRAMVPCHQDTQLAICHHPCERRLTRCGHPCKNECGEKCTTKCQEIVLRSDLPCGHKTTMMKCSADPEDCTYPCGMELLCGHKCIGTCGKCQRGRLHMQCRQKCDRTLVCGHACKEPCTKSCPPCQKRCQNRCIHRKCQNKCGYPCTPCMKPCEWQCLHHQCNNPCSKPCNREPCTEPCMKKLKKCGHPCIGLCGETCPNKCRICDKEEVTEILFGSEDEPNARFVQLEDCGHVIEVEALDSWMETADQAVTGEKIDIQLKTCPKCKTLIRNNLRYGNVIKKMLTDIEGVKKRMFGDEAEIKSRSSRLISKVRRTEYLNKLSSQAVLHLNNLVSGFPTLEQVTLAENLLNLLSMIATIRKKAADEITHEDHLASRNSIHQQLKGFDVLLIKPRMRMIDQELEDVSRELKRLSLMTQMAIIECRAKEQKRQDELPVRANLIRVKRMLTNGLPLTDDKSQEVQTLLRCLDMRVGGLSIVLMINASTSSKQWV; from the exons ATCAGGAAATCCAGGAGATGGTGAAAATGGAAGTGGGGGTCCAAATCGACAACCACGAGATGCACATAGAGGAGCAGGAAGCGGTCAAACAGGTGGGAGAGGACGAGGACGTGGTGGCATACGTGGCAGAGGGCGAACAAATCCAAACCAGCATAG ATCAGGAAATCCAGGAGATGGTGAAAATGGAAGTGGGGGTCCAAGTCGACAACCACGAGATGCACATAGAGGAGCAGGAAGCGGTCAAACAGGTGGGAGAGGACGAGGACTAGATGGCAGACGTGGCAGAGGGCGAACAAATCCAAACCAGCATAG ATCTGGAGATACAGCAGAAGGTGAATATGGAAGCGGGGGTCCAAATCGACAACCACGAGATGCACATAGAGGAGCAGGAGGAGGACGAGGACGTGGTGGCATACGTGGCAGAGGACGTACAAATACAAACCAGCATAG ATCTGGAGATCCAGCAGATGGTGAAAATGGAAGTGGGGATCCAAATCGACAACCACGAGATGCACatagaggaggaggaagagaacGAGGACGTGATGACATACGTGGCAGAGGGCGAACAAATCCAAACCAGCATAG ATCTGGAAATCCAGGAGATGGTGAAAATGGAAGTGGGGGTCCAAATCGACAACCAAAAGATGATGCACATAGAAGAGGAGGAACCGGACAAACAGGCGGAAGAGGACGTAGTGGAACACGTGGCAGAGGGCAAACAAATCCAAACCAGCATGG ATTTTCTGGAAACGCAGCCGATGGTGGAGATAGAACTGTTCCAAATCAATCAAGAGAGGCTTGCGGTCCACCAAATCCTCGCCGCATCCGAAGACTTGGATGCAAGGGTTTAGAGGCATTACTCGAAGAGGATCCTTCCGAATTAGTGTTTAAGTTTTTGTCAACGCAAAGTGGGTTCATAGAGCTTTTAAATGAGATGGATATCCAACGTGATTTGATGGCTTTAATCGTTAACTTGTTATGTCGGGTGTGTGAAAGCTCAGCATCATCATCTCAGAGTTTAAGTACACTTCTCTGTAAGGTCTACCAAGAGTCGCAGTTCATCACACGCCATCTGACTCAATATATCACCAACATGATGAGCCAGACCGGTCACAGTCCTACTGTAGCAGAGCAAGTACAAAATGTCACTACCATCCTTGTGGCGATGCTCCAGCGTCTCCCAAGCTCCGTCAATCATGTGAATGTTGTGGTGATTCTGCTGCAGGATGCAGTACCAGCTTTGGAAGGGAGAGGTGTCCTCTTTAATCTGGAGATAAAGAACACGCTGCAAAGATTGGTGGAATATCAGGAAGAACTGAAACGTGAAACTGTAGAACAAAAGAGCAAGCCACAACGTCGGAAACACCAAGTAGGCAGCACTGGACCTCCACCAGATGACTTTCGTCAAATACCAATCTTTCCAACTATTGGTGACTTAAATATTGATGTCAAACCTTACCTGAGAAAGAATATTGTAGATGGAGGTTATACGGATGTAAATCATTACTTAGATGTGCAATTCAGATTGCTTAGAGAAGATTTTGTTGCGCCATTACGATCTGGCATCAAAGAATATCAAGATATGAAGAGGGCGCCTCAAGGTAAACGAAATCAATGTCCAAAAGATATACGAATCTATGATGGCGTACAGATAGAATATCCAATGTGTTCGTGGAATGGGATCATGTACCGTGTACACTTTGACCACACCAAATTTCAACGCCGTCAATGGCAATCTTCCAAGAGACTTATTTTTGGTTCACTTGTGTGTTTATCAAGCGATGATTTTCAAACAATGCTGTTTGCAACGGTAGCCGATAGCAAGCCAGCAGATTTGGAGCAAGGATTTGTGGATTTGAGGTTCGAGAACAGAGATATACTGAAAGAGATTAAAGATGAGGTTTTCGTCATGGCCGAGACATCTGCTTACTTTGAAGCTTATCGCCATGTTCTTGAAGGTCTGCAGCAAATTAAAAGACATACATTGCCTCTTCAAAGGTACATCATTGATGTTGCAATACGTATCGATGCGCCTGAGTATTTGCGCCAAAACCCAGCAGTAAGATACGATTTGAGTCCTCTTGTGGCCGAATCGACGCTGTCAGATAATATCAAAGAAGATGATGAGCAAGATGATGAAGGAGGCCTTGTTAGACGTATGAAAGGCTTGGGTGTGACAAGTCGAAATCGACATTCAGCAACCCAGGCAAGCTCAGTGCGTGTAATGGGCAGTCACTGGCCATCAGAAACGAAGCTAAAGCTGAACAGCTGTCAAATGGGGGCACTTAAAATGGCCCTTACAAAGGAGCTCGCTGTCATTCAAGGGCCACCTGGAACAGGCAAGACATATATAAGTCTCAAGATCGTTCAAGCTTTGTTACATAATAGTCGAGTGTGGTCCAATGAAAACTATAATGTGGATGAAGAAAAAGGGAAAACACGCCCTCTACTTGTGGTGTGTTTTACCAACCACGCCCTGGATCAATTTCTCGAAGGCATTTTGAAGTTTCAGAACAGAGGGATTGTCCGTATTGGTGGTCGTAGTGCAAGTGAGGCTTTGAAGTCATACAACCTGAATGTCTTGAAACGAGAGGTGCGAAAGAGGAGACAAGTCCCTCGCCATATTCGTGAAGAAATTCGCAATATTTTAAGATCAATGGCAAAGTATCGTCAACCTATGGAAGTGGCACAGAAACGAATCGCAATGGCAACACATGCTGTACTGAATGAAGATAATCTACGTCCATATATGATTAAGTCTCAATATGACAGCCTCGTAGACTTCTGCCCACCACCACAGAACTTAAGGGAAGTTTCAGCACCCAAAATGTTGACCTGGCTTGGCCTCACAGGGAACTTCCATGTTGCAATTGATGAGAGTGATCAGTTTGACACGGAAGAAGGTAATTCTCTAGAATCGTCAGAGGAGATGGAAATAGATGAGGAAGCAGATGTTTTTGAAGAGCAGCGGATGCTGGATGATCAAGACCTTGCCGACAGAGATATTCATATCAAAGGATATGATGTCAGACAGGAGTTCGCTTTGGATGCCGATGCAATGGAAACAGGTGAAAAGGAAGCTCTTGGTAATAAATATGAATGGCAGCAAGCAACCAAACGAAAGTCACGTATCAAACAGATCATAAAGCGTAAACTCCAATCAAAGGAAAGACTCACTGAATTCCAGGCAAGAAGAATCACAAATGTGTGGACTGTTCCAGCTATGACACGATGGCAGTTGTACCGATACTGGATGAGTAAGTATCGTAAACGACAAGCAGAGATACTGTTTGAAAAGCAAGAAACCGGACAAGAAACATATGAACGATTAGTAGGGCAACTGAAAGAGATCAGAACTGAAGAAGATTTAGCCATCTTGAATGGATCCAAGGTAATCGGTATGACAACAACTGGCGCCGCAAAGTATCGATCTTTGCTGCAGAGGATCAAACCAAGAATCATCGTAGTGGAAGAAGCTGCCGAAGTCCTCGAGTCACATATTATCACAACACTTAGTAGGGACTGCCAACAGCTGATTTTGATAGGTGATCATCAACAACTGAGGCCCAATCCAACTGTCTACGAACTGGCAAAAGATTTCAAGCTTGATATCTCATTGTTTGAGAGGATGGTTGACAACGGCTTGCCATGTCAGAAGCTGATCCAGCAGCACCGTATGAGGCCTGAAATATCTGGTATCATGAAGCTGAAGCATTTCTATCCTAACCTACTAGACCACAGCAAAGTCAAACTCTTTGAGAACATCAAAGGAGTAGGAACCAATGTGTTCTTTCTTGACCATGATAAATTAGAAGCCAGGGCAGATGacaccaagagtcactcaaacaAACACGAAGCAGAGTTTCTGGTCTCCCTCTGCCGCTACTTCATGCAGCAAGGCTATGAACCTGGACAGATAACCATTCTTACAACCTACAGTGCTCAGCTGCTCAACTTCAAGCACTTGATGCAGAAAGATTTGTTCAAAGGTGTCCGTGTGAGTGCTGTTGATGGCTACCAAGGAGAAGAGAATGATATCATACTTCTTTCCTTGGTCCGTAGCAATAGGGAAGGCAGTATTGGTTTCTTGAAGGTGGCTAACCGAGTGTGTGTAGCACTGTCACGAGCTAAAAAGGGACTGTTCTGCATCGGTAATTTCGGTCTCCTAGCAAGTAAAGGTGATTTGTGGAAGGATATTGTTGCTTTGATGAAAAACAATGGCAACTTTGGAACTCGACTAAAACTGGTGTGTCATAATCATCCAGACACTGCTACAGAGGTGAGCCTTCCGAACGATTTCACAAAAGTTCCAGAAGGGGGATGCGACAAACCGTGCGAGGCAAGACTCCAATGTGGTCATGCCTGTTCCATGACGTGTCATCCAAGGGATCCACAACATCTAGAGTACAGGTGTCTGAAGCCTTGCACAAAGGTGGTCTCTGGATGTCCATCGAAACATCCCTGTACCAAGTCCTGCTACCAAGATTGCGTAGAGAAGTGTACTAAACCAATGGACAAGCAGCTTCCTTGTGGACACCGAGCAATGGTTCCATGTCACCAAGACACACAGTTAGCCATCTGCCACCATCCATGTGAGAGAAGACTGACACGGTGTGGTCACCCTTGCAAGAATGAGTGTGGGGAAAAGTGTACTACTAAATGTCAAGAAATAGTCTTGCGTTCTGACCTACCATGTGGACACAAGACGACAATGATGAAATGTTCAGCTGATCCGGAAGACTGCACTTATCCATGTGGAATGGAACTTCTTTGCGGGCACAAATGCATAGGAACCTGTGGGAAATGTCAGCGAGGGCGCCTTCATATGCAATGCAGACAGAAATGTGATCGCACATTGGTTTGTGGTCATGCATGTAAGGAGCCTTGTACCAAATCATGTCCTCCTTGCCAGAAGCGATGCCAAAATAGATGCATCCACAGAAAGTGTCAAAACAAGTGTGGCTATCCATGTACTCCTTGTATGAAACCATGTGAATGGCAATGTCTGCATCACCAATGTAATAATCCATGCAGCAAGCCATGTAACAGAGAGCCGTGCACTGAGCCATGTATGAAGAAGCTGAAAAAATGTGGTCACCCTTGCATAGGGCTCTGTGGAGAAACTTGTCCTAACAAATGTCGCATATGTGACAAAGAGGAGGTAACAGAGATACTATTCGGCAGTGAGGATGAACCAAACGCTCGATTTGTTCAACTGGAAGACTGTGGCCATGTGATAGAGGTTGAGGCTTTAGACAGCTGGATGGAAACGGCTGACCAGGCAGTCACAGGAgagaagattgatatacagctCAAAACGTGTCCCAAGTGCAAGACATTAATCCGAAATAATCTTCGCTATGGTAACGTCATCAAAAAGATGCTGACAGACATTGAAGGAGTGAAAAAACGGATGTTTGGAGATGAGGCTGAAATTAAATCCAGAAGCTCCAGATTGATTTCAAAAGTAAGGCGCACCGAGTATCTTAATAAATTAAGCTCTCAAGCAGTGCTCCACTTGAACAACTTGGTATCAGGTTTTCCAACACTGGAACAAGTCACTCTTGCTGAGAACCtactcaatctgctgtccatgaTAGCAACCATCCGTAAGAAAGCAGCTGATGAGATCACACATGAAGATCACTTGGCAAGCAGGAATAGTATACATCAGCAGCTGAAAGGCTTTGACGTTTTGCTAATAAAACCACGTATGCGGATGATAGACCAGGAGTTGGAGGATGTGAGCCGTGAGTTGAAGAGATTGTCCCTGATGACGCAGATGGCGATCATTGAGTGCAGAGCAAAGGAGCAGAAACGACAGGATGAATTGCCAGTCCGTGCAAATCTTATTAGG GTCAAACGAATGCTTACTAATGGCCTACCTTTGACTGATGACAAATCACAGGAAGTGCAGACATTACTGAGGTGCCTGGACATGCGCGTAGGTGGATTAAGCATAGTATTGATGATTAACGCGTCAACATCGTCAAAGCAATGGGTATGA